TTAGTGTGAAACTCGATTATTAAAatcgagagagaaatatttttaaaaagtattacattataaaatcagAATTGTTTTGTACAAAAACTTCTAATTGCAAGAATGACAAATTTCAGGAAAAAATTATGCtgtaaataatactattttctaaatattagatttgttataaattaattactgacGTGAACCAAATTTTATAGGGCTACAgtaaagtttttgaaatattcagtCGACTTATTATGttaaacgatttattttgGACATCGCAATCAAAATACTGAATATATACCAAAACATGCATGATTAACACTACATTCTGACGTGATCTAAGTTACGATCACGAACTTATTGCAACACTTTCTTATTAActcttattttttgttatagatGCGACAACGATATCAACGAGTGCGTGATGCTGAATTTCTGCAAACACGACGGTGTGTGCGTGAATGTGGCAGGCTCATTCCACTGCGAGTGACCAGACCAGTTTACCGGTGAtttgtgcgaaaaattccgACTGATCACATGCGAGAACAATCCATGCATGCGCGGCGCGACCTGCCTCGACTCGCCGAACCCGAAGACAGGCGATAACTTCACCTGCAACTGCCGACCTGGTTACGACGATCCAGTTTGTAACTCGCTTTATTGTACTCTACCTGGTCAGAGATGCCAGAACGGTAGATGCGAGTTTTTAGAAACGAATtatgaatatgtaataaaactataatttcgAAGACTCTAGGATTTATAATTGCTGAAGTTTAAATCGCTGCTGctttttattactattgcataatttgatttttttctaaacttgagaaagtttagtttaatatgttgaaatattatacatgttGTCAAATTTAAATCTCAAGCTTAGGGAATCGGTGGATTTTGATTGTCATTATTGATTCTGGAGTCAAAAAactttattcttaaatttaattgataaacagaagttttatatgttatgaaattattatcacgTAGCAACCGAGATGCACCTGCGCTCCTGGTTACACCGGTCTGTACTGCGAGACGAACATCGATGAATGCGCCGGATCTCAAGGGCGAACTACCCTGCAAGAACGGCGGCAAATGTTTCAACGCGGTGAACAACTTCACATGCGACTGCCAGAACCGGATACACCGATGGCAATTGCACCGAGGACATAGACGAATGCGAAAATTCGCAGACAGATTGTGGACATGGCAGGTGCCAAAATCTGCTGGCCTGGTAGTTACGAGTGCGTTTGCAATTTTGGCTACTGCGGCTACAATTGCGCCATGTTGGATCCTTGCCAGGAGGTAAGTTCtctacaaattaataaatagaaaagaatttaGAAGGATTGTGATATAgaactgaataaaaaatttagagaatagaatattcatagaaattaaagaattagaaCATTAAACAAGATTGATTAGAATTGAGCGAATGATATTGGAAAAATTCTTTGAGttcagaataataataatgaatttaagACGAACATAATATCGTGAGATATTGTGTTTCATTTTTACGATGATTTTGTTTTGtctttattagaattattgtcAGAACGGTGGAACCTGCAGGTGTGCCAAAGGTGGCGGATACGAATATGAATGTACTTCTGAATACACGGGACTAAATTGTACTGAGGTAAGGTGACATTTTTCAGATTAGCGATTCCATGAGAAAAAACCAATTAGTACACAATGTATTTCTGATAACTTAATAAGAATACTCAAAATGTTTTCAGTACACCATTGTCTTGAATTTATGTCAGAATTAAGCACAATTTATAACCGGTAAATTTTTGCAGTTGATGCccattgcatttattaaaattaattacgctcttgcgttttatgtttttattactcGACAGTTTtactttcttataaataaaattgattaaaactaacaattaataaaaaattatttttatactaatgagcttaatcaatattttccagCGGGAGCGCTTATTTAGTAGCAAGGCCATCGACATAGCAGTGATCGTAGGTCCAATTGTGGGCTGTTTTTTTCTCATCATCATCAGCTGTCTCACAGCGCTCTTCATGATGGCAAGAAAGAAACGCGCTACACGCGGCACGTATAGTCCGAGTGCTCAGGAATTCAGTAATCCTCGAGTGGAAATGGATAATGTGATGAAACCTCTTACGGAGGAAAGATTGATCTAATCGATGATTGGTGAGAtgtaatctaaattaaaaagaatgcaGGTGAGTTTTGATATGTGGAAACTGTTTTCCAGAGGCACGCGCAGATTTTGCgtaaattgtacaattttgtTTGGTGGTCTAAAGTTAAATCAAATTGATGCGAGTAAGCGAGACAACAttctaataaagaaataaaattagacaaaattacatttttctgaaattaaatttattatcgtgaTATAAATTGGAATcaacattgtattttttatcgcattttttatcaatcttaatattatatttatcaagaatcgacattgttattaattcttaattaatagttaattttttaattttgatccaATTAAGATGGATTTGGGTTGTCGTTGCAAAAATGAAATGTTTCCATATATCGAGAATAATTTGCACATTTTAGAGTTCCAAAACTCGTTTCGTCGTTGCAAATAACTCGACTGAAAAACTGCAGATTGTTTGATGAAGAGCCAAGTCAACGACGATGaaacgattatttattttgcgtctTCTAGTCTTCGCTGTTTTGCCATTACGAAAAAATAGATGAGTTAGaaggaatttattttaaacgaatTGAATTTCCATCTCTTCGAAGATTGATGTGATCGAAAATTTTGGTAAAGTTCTTTTAATTCGTCATTTGTTTGCAAGATAAttgtataagaaaaaattttaagattagcgctgaattgaataatataacttttttcgCAACTGTACATTTCTCGATGACATGACATTTGTCGAGGAATGACAATTAAGATTTGATAACGGACGCTAGGCGTCATGTTTGAACGAAATAAAGTCAACATGTTGTTTCGAGAGTCCCGAATGAAGTACACAGtgtcttagaaaaatatacgttGGAGAAAGATATATGGTAACTGACATTTCgcaagaatgaaaaatttaatattttgaattgagAATTCGAGGGACCAATGATGATATTCTTAGAATTCGAGAATTTAGGAAGGCATCTTTAGGGAAGATGAATTTTGAAAGCTGAAAGATTCAAGactttaaatatcaaaaattttgaaatcaacAGATTCGGGGAGAAACTATTCGAGGATTCAatgatatttgaataaaactcTCATAGAGTAATAATGAGGAGGAGGACGATCTACATTTCTCTCTGGGACGgatagcatatatatataattaactcgCGTATAAAGTAAATCATATAGATTGTAACAAAGTGTACTTAAAGTTCTCAGAAGTGTCTTTAAGACGTGAAGCAATACTCGAAGGAGGCAATTCCGAACAAACAAACTCGTTCATTTTAGTGCttaatctctctttctctctctctttctctttctttctctgttatttctttctttcttctttctttcataccattgttctcttttttttttg
Above is a genomic segment from Linepithema humile isolate Giens D197 chromosome 6, Lhum_UNIL_v1.0, whole genome shotgun sequence containing:
- the LOC105667919 gene encoding protein crumbs-like isoform X3 is translated as MAGAKICWPGSYECVCNFGYCGYNCAMLDPCQENYCQNGGTCRCAKGGGYEYECTSEYTGLNCTERERLFSSKAIDIAVIVGPIVGCFFLIIISCLTALFMMARKKRATRGTYSPSAQEFSNPRVEMDNVMKPLTEERLI